A region from the Brassica napus cultivar Da-Ae chromosome C8, Da-Ae, whole genome shotgun sequence genome encodes:
- the LOC106413677 gene encoding casein kinase 1-like protein HD16, with protein sequence MGEFNSGGQPPLPDDDGNAPPLPEKVQVGGSPMYKLDRKLGKGGFGQVYVGRKMGPATVNARFGPGAMEVALKFEHRSSKGCNHGPPHEWQVYNALGGSHGVPRVHYKGRQGDFYIMVMDILGPSLWDVWNSTSQAMSTEMVACIAIEAISILEKMHSRGYVHGDVKPENFLLGPPGTPEEKKLFLVDLGLAIRWRDNATGQHVEYDQRPDVFRGTVRYASVHAHLGRTCSRRDDLESLAYTLVFLLRGRLPWQGYQGENKGFLVCKKKMATSPETLCCFCPQPFREFVEYVVNLKFDEEPDYAKYISLFDGIVGPNPDIRPINTDGAQKLVHQVGQKRGRLTMDEEDEQPTKKVRLGMPATQWISIYSAHRPMKQRYHYNVADIRLPQHIEKGNDDGLFISSVASCSNLWAVIMDAGTGCTAQVYQLSPSFLHKEWIMEQWEKNYYITAVAGANNGSSFVVMSKGTPYLQQSYKVSDSFPFKWINKKWREGFYVTSMATAGSKWGIVMSRGAAFSDQVVELDFLYPSEGIHRRWENGYRITSIAGTCDQSAFVLSVPRRKPSDETQETLRTSAFPSNHVKEKWGKNLYISSICYGRTVS encoded by the exons ATGGGTGAATTCAACAGTGGTGGTCAACCACCTTTGCCTGACGACGACGGAAACGCTCCTCCCCTTCCCGAAAAG GTTCAGGTCGGTGGTTCCCCAATGTACAAATTAGATAGAAAGCTAGGCAAAGGAGGTTTCGGACAAGTTTATGTTGGTCGGAAGATGGGTCCTGCCACTGTTAACGCTAGATTTGGCCCCGGAGCTATGGAG GTGGCTTTGAAGTTTGAGCATAGAAGCAGCAAAGGATGTAACCATGGGCCACCTCATGAGTGGCAAGTTTACAA TGCTCTTGGTGGCAGTCATGGCGTGCCACGAGTTCATTATAAAGGTCGTCAAGGAGATTTTTACATAATG GTTATGGATATACTAGGGCCTAGCTTGTGGGATGTTTGGAACAGCACCAGTCAAGC GATGTCAACAGAGATGGTTGCTTGCATCGCGATTGAGGCAATATCCATTTTGGAAAAGATGCATTCTAGGgg ATATGTGCATGGTGATGTTAAACCGGAGAATTTTCTGCTTGGGCCTCCTGGAACTCCTGAGGAGAAAAAACTTTTCCTTGTTGACCTCGGCTTAG CAATCAGATGGCGCGATAATGCTACTGGACAACATGTTGAATATGATCAGCGTCCTGATGTGTTTAG AGGAACGGTGCGTTATGCAAGCGTACACGCTCATCTTGGCAGAACTTGTAGTCGGAGGGATGACCTGGAATCTCTTGCTTACACTCTTGTTTTCCTTCTTCGAGGCAGGCTTCCATGGCAAGGCTACCAG GGAGAGAACAAAGGCTTCCTTGtttgcaagaagaagatggcTACTTCCCCAGAAACTCTTTGTTGCTTTTGCCCCCAGCCTTTCCGTGAATTTGTCGAGTATGTGGTCAATTTGAAGTTTGATGAGGAGCCTGACTATGCTAAGTATATTTCCCTTTTCGATGGAATAGTCGGACCAAACCCAGACATTAGGCCAATTAATACTGATGGTGCACAGAAG CTCGTACATCAAGTGGGTCAAAAGAGAGGGAGGTTGACAATGGATGAGGAGGACGAACAGCCAACAAAGAAGGTCAGGTTGGGAATGCCAGCGACACAATGGATCAGCATTTACAGTGCTCACAGACCAATGAAGCAAAG ATATCACTATAACGTTGCTGATATAAGGCTCCCACAGCACATCGAAAAGGGAAATGACGATGGGCTATTTATCAGCAGTGTGGCTTCTTGCTCGAATCTCTGGGCTGTAATCATGGACGCAGGAACTGGCTGTACGGCCCAAGTTTACCAGCTGTCACCAAGCTTTCTCCACAAG GAATGGATTATGGAACAATGGGAAAAAAATTACTACATCACAGCAGTAGCTGGAGCAAACAATGGAAGCTCATTTGTGGTTATGTCCAAGG GGACCCCGTATCTACAGCAGTCCTACAAAGTGAGCGATTCTTTTCCCTTCAAGTGGATAAATAAAAAGTGGAGGGAAGGGTTCTATGTCACATCAATGGCCACTGCTGGAAGCAAATGGGGGATTGTTATGTCTCGTGGAGCTGCTTTTTCGGACCAG GTAGTAGAACTAGATTTTCTATACCCCAGTGAAGGTATACATCGTCGATGGGAAAATGGCTACAGAATTACATCAATTGCTGGAACTTGTGATCAGTCTGCCTTTGTTCTTAGTGTGCCAAGAAGGAAGCCTAGTGATGAGACACAGGAGACTCTTAGAACTTCTGCTTTTCCTAGTAATCATGTCAAG GAAAAATGGGGCAAGAATCTTTACATTTCGTCCATTTGTTACGGTCGAACTGTTTCATGA
- the LOC106413676 gene encoding far upstream element-binding protein 1-like encodes MADESHYSSSDSYSNKRKYDDETAPPPPTRRPTGFSSGPIPSPSPDPSAAPPPSSYNSVPPPMDEIQIAKQKAQDIAARLLNSAEAKRPRVDNNNNNGSSYDYGDKGFSSYSSGGEGKAPTSIPVSYGSFTGSTKKIDIPNMRVGVIIGKGGETIKSLQLQSGAKIQVTRDMDADPNAATRTVDLTGTPDQISRAEELINEVLQEAESGGTVGSGGGSRRMGGQPGADQFVMKIPNNKVGLVIGKGGETIKSMQAQTGARIQVIPLHLPPGDPTPERTLQIDGTTDQIEHAKQLVNEIISGENRMRNSSMGGGYPQQGYQSRPPSSWAPSGAPPPQQPGYGYMQPGAYPGPPQYGQSPYASYPQQTSAGYSSTWDQSSVPPSQQGEYDYYGQQQPQAPSSGGSSAPPTDTTGYGYYQQGSGYGQAGQGYQQGGYGAYNASGYGQAGYDQQQGGYGSSSSTNPGQEEDTSQGAPQSSAQSGQAVYGTAGEQPTQGSTGQAGYGATPTTQAGGYSSQPPTAYSSGYGAPPPAGKPPAYAQNQQSPGAPGSYGGQSGYAQPAGSGYGQPPAYGYGQAPQGYGSYGGYTQAPAGGGYSSDGSAGAAPGGAGSGTPASQSAPPAGPPKASPKSS; translated from the exons ATGGCCGACGAATCTCACTACTCCTCCTCCGACTCTTACTCCAACAAACGCAAGTACGACGACGAAACCGCCCCTCCGCCTCCAACCCGAAGGCCCACCGGCTTCTCCTCCGGCCCGATCCCATCCCCTTCCCCAGATCCCTCCGCCGCTCCTCCCCCGTCTTCCTACAACAGCGTCCCCCCTCCGATGGACGAAATCCAGATCGCCAAGCAAAAAGCGCAAGATATCGCCGCTCGCCTCCTCAACAGCGCCGAGGCGAAACGTCCCCGCgtcgacaacaacaacaacaacggcTCTTCTTATGATTACGGCGACAAAGGGTTTAGCTCTTATTCTTCTGGTGGTG AGGGTAAAGCTCCAACATCGATACCTGTGTCGTACGGTAGCTTTACGGGATCCACGAAGAAGATTGATATTCCGAATATGAGAGTTGGTGTTATCATTGGCAAAGGCGGAGAGACGATTAAGTCTCTTCAGCTTCAGTCTGGAGCCAAGATTCAGGTTACGAGAGATATGGACGCGGACCCTAATGCCGCCACGAGGACTGTTGACCTTACTGGCACGCCGGATCAGATCTCTAGGGCGGAGGAGTTGATCAATGAAGTCCTTCAAGAA GCTGAGTCAGGTGGTACTGTTGGTTCTGGAGGAGGGTCTCGTAGGATGGGTGGACAGCCTGGAGCTGATCAGTTTGTTATGAAAATCCCCAATAATAAG GTTGGTCTTGTGATTGGTAAAGGAGGTGAAACTATCAAATCTATGCAAGCCCAGACTGGTGCTCGAATTCAG GTTATTCCTTTGCATTTGCCCCCTGGAGATCCAACGCCTGAAAGAACTTTGCAGATTGATGGGACCACCGATCAGATTGAGCATGCTAAACAATTAGTTAATGAAATCATCAGTGGCGAG AACCGTATGAGAAACTCATCAATGGGTGGAGGCTATCCACAACAAGGATACCAATCCCGCCCGCCATCAAGCTGGGCACCATCTGGTGCTCCGCCACCACAACAACCTGGCTACGGTTACATGCAACCGGGAGCATATCCAGGTCCACCTCAGTACGGTCAATCACCTTACGCAAGTTACCCTCAACAAACTTCTGCTGGCTACTCCTCTACTTGGGATCAATCCTCTGTGCCACCATCCCAGCAGGGAGAGTATGATTATTACGGTCAGCAACAGCCACAGGCCCCAAGCAGTGGTGGAAGCTCAGCTCCACCGACAGACACCACAGGGTACGGTTACTACCAGCAAGGGTCTGGTTATGGCCAAGCTGGTCAGGGATACCAGCAAGGTGGGTATGGAGCTTACAACGCCTCGGGATATGGCCAAGCTGGGTATGACCAGCAACAGGGTGGTTatggcagcagcagcagcactAACCCGGGTCAAGAGGAAGATACATCCCAAGGCGCTCCACAATCGTCGGCTCAGTCTGGACAAGCTGTGTATGGAACAGCTGGGGAACAGCCTACTCAAGGTAGTACTGGCCAAGCAGGGTATGGAGCTACTCCAACTACTCAGGCTGGTGGTTACAGCAGCCAGCCTCCAACGGCTTACAGTTCTGGATATGGAGCACCACCACCTGCTGGAAAACCACCGGCTTATGCCCAGAACCAGCAGTCTCCTGGCGCTCCTGGGAGCTATGGTGGTCAGTCTGGGTATGCGCAACCAGCTGGGTCGGGTTATGGACAGCCTCCAGCATATGGGTATGGTCAAGCACCTCAGGGATATGGGTCATATGGAGGATACACACAAGCTCCTGCTGGTGGTGGTTACTCTTCTGATGGGTCTGCTGGAGCTGCTCCTGGTGGTGCTGGTAGTGGTACACCGGCTTCCCAGAGTGCCCCACCAGCTGGACCGCCTAAGGCATCCCCAAAGAGTTCATAA
- the LOC106413686 gene encoding FCS-Like Zinc finger 11 isoform X2 yields MSQSVDRQTDLVGHNNNNNNKVITNPLAMSLLIGLKNDKCISDSDFVRSPKSPLEFKMLSTMAADPFFLRSPRSSFTAHLNCPAKVGLSIVDSLGDDRALSPDVVFGPALRIKSSDIKDKHPKSLKIEKERSGVIFEIGSFSADDCPTKTRVLSQSKFPRIGSDNAFSSEDEMEMSEDYTCITTHGPNPKTTHIYGDQVLECHKNGDDNKDKSIETELDSMFTLDNFLSVCNLCNKKLVLGKDIYMYRGEKAFCSAECRSEEMTIDEEDVQDSCVVMHGSLKKLLF; encoded by the exons ATGTCTCAGTCTGTAGATCGGCAAACTGATCTGGTCggacacaacaacaacaacaacaacaaagtgATCACTAACCCACTGGCTATGAGTCTCTTGATTGGTCTGAAGAATGACAAGTGCATCTCAGATTCTGATTTTGTCAGAAGCCCTAAATCTCCTCTGGAGTTTAAGATGTTGTCTACAATGGCTGCTGACCCATTCTTCCTCAGATCTCCTAGATCCTCATTCACTGCTCATCTTAACTGCCCTGCTAAAGTTGGGTTAAGCATTGTGGATTCTCTCGGTGATGATCGGGCTCTGTCACCAGATGTCGTGTTTGGACCAGCCTTGAGGATCAAGTCCTCTGATATCAAGGACAAACATCCCAAGTCCTTGAAGATCGAAAAGGAAAGATCTGGTGTTATCTTCGAAATCGGCTCATTTTCTGCGGATGATTGTCCGACAAAGACCCGAGTTCTGTCTCAATCCAAGTTTCCAAGGATTGGTTCAGACAATGCATTCTCATCTGAGGATGAGATGGAGATGTCAGAGGACTACACTTGTATCACTACGCATGGTCCTAACCCGAAAACCACTCATATTTACGGTGACCAAGTTTTAGAGTGTCACAAGAATGGGGATGATAACAAAGACAAGAGTATCGAGACAGAGTTGGATTCCATGTTTACTTTGGACAACTTCCTCAGCGTATGTAACTTATGCAACAAGAAACTTGTACTTGGGAAAGACATATATATGTACAG AGGAGAGAAAGCTTTTTGCAGCGCAGAGTGTCGTTCAGAGGAGATGACAATAGATGAGGAGGACGTGCAAGATTCTTGCGTAGTTATGCACGGATCTCTAAAGAAGCTCCTCTTCTGA
- the LOC106413690 gene encoding lachrymatory-factor synthase, whose protein sequence is MEKASSPEKWQAKVSVTLTKSKPDQIWLLFTDFFNFNKWLQTLTTCHGVHGINGELGCIRFCSGSSIRSNGVEPTVGWSREKLVAVDPVERVMRYEIVESNIGFESYVSTVRILPRDEEGCVIEWGFTVDPVGGWSLHDLVKKYEKALEIIAKNMEEALTTT, encoded by the coding sequence ATGGAAAAAGCTTCAAGCCCGGAAAAATGGCAAGCCAAAGTGTCAGTCACGCTCACAAAATCAAAGCCTGACCAAATCTGGCTTCTCTTCACCGATTTCTTCAATTTCAACAAGTGGCTCCAAACGCTCACCACGTGTCACGGCGTCCACGGCATCAACGGTGAACTCGGCTGCATCAGATTCTGCTCCGGCTCCTCCATACGGTCCAACGGCGTAGAACCCACCGTGGGATGGTCTAGGGAGAAGCTGGTGGCCGTTGATCCCGTGGAACGAGTGATGAGATACGAGATAGTGGAAAGTAACATTGGATTCGAGTCATATGTCTCGACGGTGAGGATATTGCCACGGGACGAAGAAGGTTGTGTAATCGAGTGGGGTTTCACCGTTGATCCCGTAGGAGGATGGTCTCTACATGATCTGGTGAAGAAGTATGAGAAAGCACTCGAAATAATCGCTAAGAACATGGAAGAGGCTTTGACAACAACATAG
- the LOC106413686 gene encoding FCS-Like Zinc finger 11 isoform X1: protein MQKTRATFRHKDQTMSQSVDRQTDLVGHNNNNNNKVITNPLAMSLLIGLKNDKCISDSDFVRSPKSPLEFKMLSTMAADPFFLRSPRSSFTAHLNCPAKVGLSIVDSLGDDRALSPDVVFGPALRIKSSDIKDKHPKSLKIEKERSGVIFEIGSFSADDCPTKTRVLSQSKFPRIGSDNAFSSEDEMEMSEDYTCITTHGPNPKTTHIYGDQVLECHKNGDDNKDKSIETELDSMFTLDNFLSVCNLCNKKLVLGKDIYMYRGEKAFCSAECRSEEMTIDEEDVQDSCVVMHGSLKKLLF from the exons ATGCAGAAAACAAGAGCAACGTTTCGTCACAAAGATCAAACAATGTCTCAGTCTGTAGATCGGCAAACTGATCTGGTCggacacaacaacaacaacaacaacaaagtgATCACTAACCCACTGGCTATGAGTCTCTTGATTGGTCTGAAGAATGACAAGTGCATCTCAGATTCTGATTTTGTCAGAAGCCCTAAATCTCCTCTGGAGTTTAAGATGTTGTCTACAATGGCTGCTGACCCATTCTTCCTCAGATCTCCTAGATCCTCATTCACTGCTCATCTTAACTGCCCTGCTAAAGTTGGGTTAAGCATTGTGGATTCTCTCGGTGATGATCGGGCTCTGTCACCAGATGTCGTGTTTGGACCAGCCTTGAGGATCAAGTCCTCTGATATCAAGGACAAACATCCCAAGTCCTTGAAGATCGAAAAGGAAAGATCTGGTGTTATCTTCGAAATCGGCTCATTTTCTGCGGATGATTGTCCGACAAAGACCCGAGTTCTGTCTCAATCCAAGTTTCCAAGGATTGGTTCAGACAATGCATTCTCATCTGAGGATGAGATGGAGATGTCAGAGGACTACACTTGTATCACTACGCATGGTCCTAACCCGAAAACCACTCATATTTACGGTGACCAAGTTTTAGAGTGTCACAAGAATGGGGATGATAACAAAGACAAGAGTATCGAGACAGAGTTGGATTCCATGTTTACTTTGGACAACTTCCTCAGCGTATGTAACTTATGCAACAAGAAACTTGTACTTGGGAAAGACATATATATGTACAG AGGAGAGAAAGCTTTTTGCAGCGCAGAGTGTCGTTCAGAGGAGATGACAATAGATGAGGAGGACGTGCAAGATTCTTGCGTAGTTATGCACGGATCTCTAAAGAAGCTCCTCTTCTGA